In Liquorilactobacillus hordei DSM 19519, the following proteins share a genomic window:
- the trxB gene encoding thioredoxin-disulfide reductase has product MTKKYDVVVIGAGPGGMTAALYASRANLSVLMLDRGIYGGQMNNTAEVENYPGFKSILGPDLAKEMYESSTQFNAEYAYGTVENVSVATDGLKIIKTDSETFETYALIIATGSQYKKLGVPGEQEYGGRGVSYCAVCDGAFFRDRDVVVVGGGDSAIEESSYLSQMVKEVNVVHRRNELRAQKILQDRAFENSKIKFTWDTVLTGIEGDGKKVTGVKTLNKKTGDEAVVSVDGVFIYVGLLPMTEPFENLGITDEQGWIVTNEKMETKIPGVFAIGDVRKKELRQITTAVGDGGIAGQGAYSYLETLKD; this is encoded by the coding sequence TTGACAAAAAAATATGATGTGGTTGTGATAGGTGCCGGTCCTGGAGGTATGACCGCAGCCTTATATGCTTCTCGGGCTAATTTGTCAGTATTAATGCTTGATCGTGGAATATACGGTGGACAAATGAACAACACAGCAGAAGTTGAGAATTATCCTGGTTTTAAGTCAATTTTGGGTCCAGATTTAGCCAAGGAAATGTATGAAAGTTCAACTCAATTTAATGCTGAATATGCTTATGGAACAGTTGAAAATGTTTCAGTTGCAACAGATGGACTGAAAATAATTAAAACAGATAGTGAAACATTCGAGACATATGCGTTAATAATAGCAACAGGTTCACAATATAAAAAACTGGGTGTTCCAGGAGAGCAAGAATATGGTGGACGTGGGGTTTCTTATTGCGCGGTTTGTGATGGTGCATTCTTCCGTGATCGTGATGTTGTAGTAGTTGGAGGAGGAGATTCTGCAATTGAGGAAAGCTCATATCTTTCACAGATGGTTAAAGAGGTTAATGTAGTTCATCGACGTAATGAATTACGTGCACAGAAAATTTTGCAGGATCGTGCCTTTGAGAATTCTAAGATAAAGTTTACATGGGATACAGTCTTAACAGGTATTGAAGGTGACGGCAAGAAAGTTACTGGAGTTAAGACATTAAATAAAAAAACTGGTGATGAAGCGGTTGTTTCTGTCGATGGGGTCTTTATCTACGTTGGTTTACTTCCAATGACAGAGCCCTTCGAAAATCTTGGAATAACAGATGAGCAAGGTTGGATTGTTACTAATGAGAAGATGGAAACAAAAATTCCTGGTGTATTTGCAATTGGTGATGTAAGGAAAAAGGAATTGCGTCAGATAACAACAGCTGTTGGTGATGGTGGAATTGCTGGACAAGGTGCGTATAGCTATCTAGAGACGTTAAAAGATTAG
- a CDS encoding phospho-sugar mutase, which yields MSWKETYQAWINYPELDKELEKELKKNKDNAELLEDAFYAPLEFGTAGMRGIIGAGINRMNIYTVRQATEGLALLMDTLDEATKKRGVAISFDSRHHSEDFAHEAARVLGAHGIASFVFESLRPTPELSFTVRHLNTYAGIMITASHNPKEYNGYKIYGEDGGQMPPKESDMITEFVRQAKDLFAIKVAAESEILENGLMKIIGSEVDNAYLAEVKKVTINPELVKEEGKTLKLIFSPLHGTGAVLGEKALKGAGFSNFTMVAEQATPDPEFSTVKKPNPEDAAAFDLAIKHGKKEDADLLIAVDPDADRLGAAVRQPSGEYQLLTGNQIAAIMLDYILTARKNAGTLPVNAAAVKSIVSSEFATAIAKSYNVEMINVLTGFKFIAEQIKLFEETNKHTFMFGFEESYGYLIRPFVRDKDAIQSLVMLAEVAAYYKSEGKNLYDGLQELFTKFGYFAEKTVSLTFDGVEGADQIKSLMTKFRETAPADFAGVKVATMEDFANSKKTTAAGDVETIDLPKSNVLKYLLEDGSWIAVRPSGTEPKIKFYIGTQGTTQEKSIQKRQAFENDIKKFIEE from the coding sequence GTGAGTTGGAAAGAAACTTATCAAGCATGGATTAACTATCCTGAGTTAGACAAAGAGTTAGAAAAAGAACTTAAGAAAAATAAGGATAACGCTGAATTGCTTGAAGATGCATTTTACGCACCTCTAGAATTTGGTACTGCGGGAATGCGTGGAATAATCGGAGCAGGTATAAATAGAATGAATATCTATACCGTTCGTCAAGCTACTGAAGGACTTGCTTTGTTAATGGATACACTTGATGAAGCAACTAAGAAACGTGGAGTTGCGATAAGTTTTGATTCACGTCATCATTCAGAAGATTTTGCGCATGAAGCTGCACGTGTTTTAGGAGCACATGGAATTGCTAGTTTTGTTTTTGAAAGCTTACGTCCAACTCCAGAATTGTCATTCACAGTAAGACATTTAAACACCTATGCAGGAATTATGATTACAGCCAGCCATAATCCTAAGGAATACAATGGATATAAGATTTATGGTGAAGATGGTGGACAAATGCCACCAAAGGAATCAGATATGATTACAGAGTTTGTTCGTCAAGCAAAGGATTTGTTTGCGATTAAAGTGGCAGCTGAATCTGAGATTCTTGAAAACGGTTTAATGAAGATTATTGGTAGTGAAGTTGATAATGCTTATCTAGCAGAAGTGAAAAAGGTTACTATTAATCCTGAATTAGTTAAAGAAGAAGGAAAAACTCTTAAATTAATTTTTTCACCACTTCATGGAACAGGAGCAGTATTGGGTGAAAAGGCCTTGAAAGGAGCAGGTTTTTCAAACTTTACAATGGTTGCTGAACAAGCAACCCCAGATCCTGAATTTTCAACTGTCAAGAAACCTAATCCTGAGGATGCAGCGGCTTTTGATTTGGCTATTAAGCATGGTAAAAAAGAGGATGCTGATCTTTTAATTGCTGTTGATCCTGATGCAGACCGCTTAGGAGCAGCTGTTCGCCAACCATCAGGGGAGTATCAGCTGTTGACGGGTAATCAAATCGCTGCGATTATGCTTGATTATATCTTAACGGCACGGAAAAATGCAGGAACATTACCTGTAAATGCAGCTGCAGTTAAGTCTATTGTATCAAGTGAATTTGCAACAGCAATTGCTAAGAGTTATAACGTTGAGATGATTAATGTTTTGACAGGATTCAAGTTTATTGCAGAACAGATTAAACTTTTTGAAGAGACAAATAAGCATACGTTTATGTTTGGATTTGAAGAAAGTTATGGTTATTTAATTCGTCCATTTGTGAGAGATAAAGATGCAATTCAATCACTTGTAATGTTGGCTGAAGTTGCTGCTTATTATAAGAGTGAGGGCAAGAATCTTTATGATGGTTTGCAAGAACTCTTTACGAAATTTGGTTATTTTGCAGAAAAGACAGTCTCATTAACATTTGATGGTGTAGAGGGTGCAGATCAGATTAAGAGTTTGATGACTAAGTTTAGAGAAACTGCACCTGCTGATTTTGCAGGTGTTAAAGTTGCAACGATGGAAGATTTTGCTAACTCGAAAAAGACAACGGCTGCCGGTGATGTCGAAACAATTGATTTACCTAAGTCAAATGTCTTAAAGTACTTGTTGGAAGATGGATCGTGGATTGCTGTTAGACCATCAGGGACAGAACCAAAGATTAAGTTCTACATTGGAACACAGGGCACTACGCAAGAAAAATCAATACAAAAACGCCAGGCCTTTGAGAATGATATTAAGAAATTCATAGAAGAATAA